The following coding sequences are from one uncultured Bacteroides sp. window:
- a CDS encoding ABC-F family ATP-binding cassette domain-containing protein, translating to MVSYLQVDGLTKSFGDLLLFENISFGIAEGQRVGLIAKNGTGKTTLLNIISGKEGYDGGNIVFRRDLRVAYLEQDPRYPEELTVLEACFHHGNSTVELIREYEHCMETEGHPGLEELLIRMEHEKAWDYERKAKQILSQLKIRDFHQLVKHLSGGQLKRVALANTLITEPDLLILDEPTNHLDLDMTEWLEGYLQRTNLSLLMVTHDRYFLDRVCSEIMEIDNKQIYQYKGNYSYYLEKRQERVDAANVEIERANNLYRTELDWMRRMPQARGHKAKYREDAFYDLEKVAKQRVNNENVKLEVKAAYIGSKIFEAEHLCKRFDKLKILDDFSYIFSRYEKMGIVGNNGTGKSTFIKILMGEVQPDSGTIDIGETVRFGYYSQDGLLFDDQMKVIDVIQDIAEVIEMGNGKNLTASQFLQHFLFTPETQHSYVYKLSGGERRRLYLCTILMRNPNFLVLDEPTNDLDIITLNVLEEYLQNFKGCVIVVSHDRYFMDKVVDHLMVFNGEGDIRDFPGNYSDYRDWKEARAQKEKEIEKPLEEKTMRVRLNDKRKMSFKEKREFEHLEKEIATLEEEKKRVEEELCTGTLSVEELTEKSKRLPEVNALIDEKTMRWLELSEIEG from the coding sequence ATGGTAAGTTATTTACAAGTAGATGGTCTCACTAAATCGTTTGGAGATCTATTACTCTTTGAAAATATATCGTTTGGTATTGCCGAAGGGCAGCGAGTGGGCTTAATTGCTAAAAATGGAACAGGAAAGACTACTCTACTCAATATAATATCAGGAAAAGAGGGATATGATGGAGGAAATATTGTATTTCGGCGAGATTTGCGTGTGGCTTATCTGGAACAAGATCCTCGTTATCCTGAGGAGCTTACAGTGCTTGAGGCCTGTTTTCATCATGGTAATAGTACCGTGGAGCTTATTAGAGAGTATGAGCATTGCATGGAGACAGAGGGACATCCTGGATTGGAAGAACTCTTGATAAGGATGGAGCATGAGAAAGCTTGGGATTATGAACGAAAAGCTAAACAGATTCTTTCCCAACTTAAAATCCGTGATTTTCATCAGCTTGTGAAACACCTTTCGGGTGGACAGTTAAAGCGAGTTGCTTTGGCTAATACTCTGATTACGGAACCTGATTTGTTAATTTTGGATGAGCCGACTAATCATCTTGATCTGGACATGACTGAATGGCTAGAAGGTTATCTGCAACGTACAAATTTGAGCTTGTTGATGGTTACCCATGATCGCTATTTTTTAGATCGTGTTTGTTCGGAGATCATGGAAATTGATAATAAGCAAATCTACCAATACAAAGGGAATTATAGCTATTATTTAGAAAAGCGGCAAGAGCGTGTTGATGCTGCAAATGTGGAGATAGAACGGGCTAATAATCTTTATCGTACAGAGTTGGACTGGATGCGCCGAATGCCACAAGCACGCGGACACAAGGCTAAATATCGTGAAGATGCTTTTTATGATTTAGAAAAAGTAGCCAAGCAACGAGTTAATAATGAGAATGTGAAATTAGAAGTTAAGGCGGCTTATATTGGCTCAAAGATTTTTGAAGCAGAGCATCTGTGTAAACGCTTTGATAAGTTGAAAATTCTCGATGATTTCTCTTATATATTTTCTCGTTATGAGAAAATGGGTATTGTGGGTAATAATGGTACAGGTAAATCTACATTCATTAAAATTTTGATGGGAGAGGTGCAACCTGATAGTGGTACTATTGATATTGGAGAGACGGTGCGCTTTGGCTATTACTCGCAAGATGGTTTGCTGTTTGACGACCAGATGAAGGTTATTGATGTGATTCAAGATATAGCTGAAGTTATAGAAATGGGTAATGGTAAGAATTTGACTGCTTCGCAATTCTTGCAGCATTTTTTATTTACTCCTGAAACTCAGCATAGTTATGTTTATAAATTGAGTGGTGGAGAACGCAGACGTCTATATCTTTGTACGATATTAATGCGTAATCCTAACTTTCTTGTGCTTGATGAACCTACAAATGATTTGGATATCATTACTCTAAATGTACTTGAGGAATACTTACAGAACTTTAAAGGATGTGTCATTGTAGTGTCTCACGACCGTTATTTTATGGATAAGGTGGTAGATCATCTTATGGTGTTTAATGGCGAAGGGGATATTCGCGATTTCCCAGGCAATTACAGCGATTATCGTGATTGGAAAGAAGCTCGTGCTCAAAAAGAAAAGGAAATAGAAAAACCTTTGGAAGAGAAAACAATGCGAGTTCGTTTGAATGATAAGCGTAAAATGAGCTTTAAGGAAAAACGTGAGTTTGAGCATCTGGAAAAAGAGATTGCTACTCTCGAGGAGGAAAAGAAAAGGGTAGAAGAAGAACTTTGTACCGGCACATTGTCTGTTGAGGAACTCACTGAAAAGTCCAAAAGGCTTCCGGAAGTGAATGCTCTGATTGATGAAAAGACAATGCGTTGGTTGGAATTAAGTGAGATTGAAGGATGA
- a CDS encoding DUF3805 domain-containing protein — translation MTQKNNKFISPGAWFSMIYPSDWNEFEDGEGSFLFYNPDKWTGNFRISAYKADPNLPNSKMYGQESVSQELAENPSATVAKVGDLKCAYTKTVLKENESSYVVHLWIVGIDDITFECSFTLPLDKTSVKEAEDIIASLKVRDLDKKYPAELIPVRLIEIHQINEGFEWVALTVKTTLKKDFKGVEDDLSKLQEMIEKDSLGKKQKANSIAYGIAICVILANEIDGFAWKTLIDGNREVPVLQYKDSETVIDPMKFVWSKVKRGESCNVITEYVRIIEEIGK, via the coding sequence ATGACTCAGAAGAATAATAAATTTATCTCTCCCGGAGCTTGGTTTTCAATGATATATCCCTCTGACTGGAATGAGTTTGAAGATGGAGAGGGGAGCTTTCTTTTCTATAATCCAGATAAGTGGACTGGTAATTTTCGTATTTCAGCTTATAAAGCTGATCCAAATCTTCCTAATTCTAAAATGTATGGGCAGGAATCCGTTAGTCAGGAACTTGCTGAAAATCCATCGGCTACTGTTGCTAAAGTTGGTGACTTGAAATGTGCTTATACAAAGACGGTACTGAAGGAAAATGAATCGTCTTATGTAGTGCATTTATGGATAGTCGGTATAGATGATATAACTTTTGAATGTAGTTTTACGTTACCTTTGGATAAAACTTCAGTGAAAGAAGCTGAAGATATTATCGCATCATTGAAAGTCAGAGATTTGGATAAGAAGTATCCTGCTGAACTTATTCCTGTGAGATTAATAGAAATTCACCAAATAAATGAGGGCTTTGAATGGGTTGCATTGACTGTGAAAACTACTTTGAAAAAGGATTTTAAGGGTGTAGAAGACGACTTGTCTAAACTTCAGGAAATGATAGAGAAAGACTCTCTTGGGAAGAAACAGAAAGCAAATAGTATTGCGTATGGCATTGCTATTTGTGTTATTCTTGCTAATGAAATTGATGGCTTTGCATGGAAAACGCTTATAGATGGTAATCGCGAAGTTCCTGTATTGCAATATAAGGATAGTGAGACTGTGATTGATCCGATGAAGTTTGTTTGGAGTAAAGTGAAGAGAGGTGAAAGCTGCAATGTTATCACAGAATATGTTAGGATTATTGAAGAAATCGGCAAATAA
- a CDS encoding histidinol-phosphatase, giving the protein MNLTNYHSHCSFCDGHAPLEDFVKAAIAQGFTSYGISSHAPLPFSTRWTMDWSQMPDYLAECRRLKKKYAKEIELYVGLEIDYLNEDSNPAIDPFRNLPLDYRIASVHLLYDDNDEVVDIDCSLDKFRTIVDEHFDGDIMRVVCLYYKRLFRLVDLGGFDILGHADKMHYNANTYRPGLLDEPWYDTLMHDYFAAIANKGYMVEINTKAFHQLGTFYPNQRYWNLLKELGIRVLVNSDAHYPERINNGRAEALRALSDVGYTHVMELHQGCWKEVAITLS; this is encoded by the coding sequence ATGAATCTAACAAATTATCATAGTCATTGCTCGTTTTGTGACGGACATGCACCGTTAGAAGATTTTGTTAAAGCTGCTATTGCCCAGGGATTTACCTCTTATGGGATTTCTTCCCATGCACCATTACCTTTTTCTACCCGTTGGACTATGGATTGGTCACAAATGCCAGATTATTTGGCTGAATGCAGACGTCTGAAGAAGAAGTATGCTAAAGAGATAGAACTTTATGTTGGGTTAGAAATAGATTATCTTAATGAAGATAGTAATCCTGCGATTGACCCATTTAGAAACTTACCGCTTGACTATCGTATTGCTTCTGTGCATTTACTCTATGATGATAATGATGAGGTGGTTGATATTGATTGTTCTCTGGATAAGTTTAGGACAATAGTGGATGAGCATTTTGATGGAGATATAATGCGAGTGGTTTGCCTGTATTATAAACGCTTATTTAGACTGGTAGATTTGGGAGGTTTTGATATACTTGGACATGCCGATAAAATGCACTATAATGCAAATACTTATCGTCCCGGTTTGCTAGATGAACCATGGTATGATACTCTGATGCATGATTATTTTGCTGCGATAGCCAATAAGGGATATATGGTAGAGATAAATACGAAGGCATTTCATCAATTGGGAACTTTTTATCCTAACCAGCGATATTGGAATTTGCTCAAAGAGTTGGGTATTCGGGTACTTGTTAATAGTGATGCGCATTATCCTGAGCGTATCAATAATGGTCGTGCTGAGGCTCTACGAGCTTTATCTGATGTTGGCTATACCCATGTGATGGAACTTCATCAAGGATGTTGGAAGGAAGTTGCTATTACACTCTCTTAA
- a CDS encoding TlpA disulfide reductase family protein, protein MRTIKTLLLALLIPSLGMAQNTYLLKCKVGNLNSPAKAYLMYFQNQVQVLDSATITNGAFEFKGSVDAPTEAYIRINHDGTPDNPTIKPKYDLIAFLIENKTISINSNDSIAKASVTGSELNSENKIITAKLKPLIEKYNGLNQEYESQSPEKQNSKAYIEDLESRAKAITDEVTNIKLEYANTHPDSYLSIMLLNSTLKPGFDAIEADKIFSKLSPTIKESELGKTVENVIAETKRTQIGIQAPDFAQNDVENKTVKLSDFRGKYVLLDFWASWCAPCRRENPNLKATYIKYNNKGFEILGVSLDKADAKGAWVTAIAKDQLTWTQVSDLKGWDNEAAVLYSVKAIPTNFLIDPKGYIIAKGLRGEALNEKLAEIFK, encoded by the coding sequence ATGAGAACAATTAAAACATTACTATTAGCGCTATTAATTCCCTCTTTGGGAATGGCCCAAAACACCTATTTATTAAAGTGTAAAGTTGGCAACTTAAATTCACCTGCTAAAGCTTATTTGATGTATTTTCAGAATCAGGTTCAGGTTTTGGACTCTGCAACAATCACAAATGGGGCTTTTGAGTTTAAAGGTTCCGTAGATGCTCCTACAGAGGCTTATATTCGTATAAATCATGATGGCACTCCGGATAATCCAACCATTAAACCAAAATATGATTTGATTGCATTCCTTATTGAAAATAAAACAATTTCCATAAATAGTAACGATTCAATAGCTAAAGCAAGTGTTACCGGTTCAGAACTTAATTCTGAAAACAAGATAATAACTGCCAAATTGAAACCTTTAATCGAAAAGTATAATGGTTTGAATCAAGAATATGAATCTCAAAGTCCAGAAAAACAGAACAGCAAAGCCTATATTGAAGATTTGGAAAGCCGGGCAAAAGCCATAACTGATGAGGTAACAAATATAAAATTAGAATATGCTAATACACATCCTGATTCATACTTATCTATCATGTTATTAAATTCGACCTTAAAACCTGGATTTGATGCTATTGAAGCTGATAAAATATTTAGCAAATTATCACCAACAATTAAAGAAAGTGAATTAGGGAAAACAGTAGAAAACGTAATTGCTGAAACTAAAAGAACACAAATAGGCATACAAGCTCCCGACTTTGCACAAAATGATGTGGAAAACAAAACGGTTAAGCTTTCTGATTTTAGAGGAAAGTATGTACTACTTGATTTTTGGGCTTCATGGTGCGCTCCATGCCGACGTGAGAATCCTAATTTAAAAGCTACATATATAAAATATAACAACAAAGGATTTGAAATACTTGGTGTATCGCTTGATAAAGCTGATGCTAAAGGCGCTTGGGTAACAGCTATTGCTAAGGATCAACTAACTTGGACACAGGTTTCCGATCTTAAAGGTTGGGACAATGAAGCCGCTGTACTATATTCAGTAAAAGCAATACCAACAAATTTTCTAATTGACCCTAAAGGTTATATCATAGCTAAAGGTCTAAGAGGAGAAGCTTTGAATGAGAAACTTGCAGAAATATTCAAGTAA
- a CDS encoding S41 family peptidase: MIYSIKKISCILAISISIFQLHAQVNPKEKFDAFLKTLHTNYVDKINDDEIVDVAISAILKSLDPHSKYYSKAEYADKSQAMSGAFIGIGIEYSMQNDTACITQIIPDGPAETSGLMAGDRIISIDNEVVAAKKLGNVDILKKIRGPQKTIVKLDVLRDQKMLSFNIVRNFIPDHSVQTSYMVNDSIGYIALRIFNKTTRQEIDSTIIAMNQKGMKSLILDLQNNGGGYVESALGVADEFLTRDHLVYYSVRNDERKDYYYVGGNGHFMKGKLVVLINQATASASEILTGALQDWDRAVIVGRRSFGKGLMQKPEMLFDGSIVDLTEARYYTPSGRSLQKPYKNVDYFSEVEHRFKTGEMNNAKFIPTNDSLMYNTLINKRKVYGGGGIIPDKYIPINPFEYSNWMKEVMASGLLEQGSFEYVDNQRTLLKKNFTTIEAFQEKYKVPVKIIKQVIKEASKQGYSLDKNQKEDAIKILSLEFKAQVAAQIFSGNKSYLRVINEGNESFKEGYSILMNTKSYHELITTNHKNKK, translated from the coding sequence ATGATATATTCTATAAAAAAAATATCTTGCATCCTGGCTATAAGCATAAGTATATTCCAACTCCATGCTCAAGTCAACCCTAAAGAAAAATTTGATGCTTTTCTAAAGACTTTGCATACCAACTATGTGGATAAAATAAATGACGATGAAATCGTTGATGTAGCGATATCAGCTATCCTCAAGAGTCTTGATCCACACTCGAAATACTATAGCAAAGCAGAATATGCCGATAAATCACAAGCTATGAGCGGAGCATTTATAGGTATTGGCATTGAGTATAGTATGCAAAATGACACAGCTTGTATAACGCAAATTATTCCTGACGGGCCAGCTGAAACATCAGGATTAATGGCAGGCGATCGAATTATTTCAATAGATAATGAAGTTGTAGCAGCTAAAAAGCTTGGCAATGTAGATATATTAAAAAAGATAAGAGGTCCACAAAAAACAATTGTAAAATTAGACGTTTTAAGAGATCAAAAAATGCTCTCATTCAATATTGTAAGGAACTTCATTCCGGATCATTCGGTTCAAACGTCCTATATGGTAAACGATAGTATCGGATATATAGCCTTACGTATTTTTAACAAAACAACTCGCCAAGAAATTGATTCAACAATCATCGCTATGAACCAAAAAGGGATGAAGAGCTTAATTCTTGACCTTCAAAACAATGGAGGAGGATATGTTGAATCTGCTTTAGGTGTTGCCGACGAATTTTTAACACGAGATCATTTAGTATATTACAGCGTTAGAAATGATGAAAGAAAAGATTATTACTATGTCGGAGGAAATGGGCATTTTATGAAAGGGAAATTAGTTGTACTCATCAATCAGGCAACAGCCTCAGCTAGCGAAATTCTTACCGGAGCTCTTCAAGACTGGGATAGAGCAGTAATCGTTGGACGTCGCAGTTTTGGCAAAGGTCTCATGCAAAAGCCGGAAATGTTATTTGACGGATCGATAGTAGATCTTACAGAAGCACGTTATTACACCCCTTCTGGACGCTCATTGCAGAAGCCCTATAAAAATGTAGATTATTTTTCGGAAGTGGAGCATCGTTTTAAAACAGGAGAAATGAATAATGCTAAGTTCATCCCAACGAATGATTCATTAATGTACAATACATTAATCAATAAACGAAAAGTATATGGAGGAGGAGGAATCATTCCGGATAAATATATTCCTATCAATCCTTTTGAATATAGCAACTGGATGAAAGAAGTTATGGCAAGTGGGTTATTAGAACAAGGTTCTTTTGAATATGTTGATAATCAAAGAACTCTGTTAAAAAAGAACTTCACCACAATAGAAGCTTTTCAAGAGAAATATAAAGTACCGGTCAAAATAATTAAACAAGTGATTAAAGAAGCCTCAAAGCAAGGATATTCTCTTGACAAAAACCAGAAAGAAGATGCTATAAAAATATTATCTCTTGAATTTAAAGCGCAAGTTGCAGCCCAGATTTTTTCAGGCAATAAATCTTACCTAAGAGTTATAAATGAAGGTAATGAGAGTTTTAAAGAAGGATATAGCATTTTAATGAATACCAAGTCATATCACGAACTAATAACAACGAATCATAAGAATAAAAAATAA